A window of Glycine soja cultivar W05 chromosome 13, ASM419377v2, whole genome shotgun sequence genomic DNA:
ATTTGGCACTCAAAGAAAAGTCCATCTGAAGCCAGCTGTAGGTTTGCAATTGGAGGGTGCAAAAACAAACATCCAGATCTGACCGCAGAGTATTATTAACCAGAGCACCCGTTTCATTTATTCCTCTTTCAAATTTGGATCTAAGAACTAACACTGCTACTACTATTACTACTACTCATAGTCACACGCAGAGCCCATAAAAGAAGCTCCCTCTCTTGCTCTCTTTTTAACAACTATGCCTCCCACTGATGGAGACTTGGATCTTAGGGTAAAACTCTTCGAGAATCCCTATTTACGTTATTCTCCCTCTCCATTTCTCTaactctcttctttcttttctttgcagCCACCTTCTCAATCTTCCTTCACAGCCGGGTTAGTTTATTCCTCTTCAATTCTTCCCTTCCTTGTGCATTTTTACCAATTCGTAGGGGTTTCCCTTTCTCTTGTTTGTTTCAGCGACTACACGTTCGCCGATGTTGAGAATTTGGAGCATTGCGCTAAGTATCTCAACCAATCGCTCGTCACGTTTGGTTTCCCGGCTTCGCTCGATCTCTTCGCCAATGACCCCGTGAGAATTGAACTGATCCCGTTCTGTCTTTCATttacattgttttgtttttcgccAATGTGTGAGCGTGTgttatgtgaatgatgttgtTCTGGAAAATGTGGTAGGTTTCAATTGCGAGGACTTGCAATTGCATTTACTTCTTGCTCCAGCAGAGACAGCGCGACGTTGAATTTAGAGAGTCTGCTAATGATCAAAGACAACGGTAGTTGCTAAATATAAGACCTTCGATTGATGTTAGTCTCGCAATGTGTTATGCGTGTGAGTTCAATGTGTTTTACTTTTGATGTTGTAGACTGTTGTCTGACATATCGAGATTGGAGGCCAAAGTGGAGAGGCTGGAAGGTCTACTACAAGTCAAGGACAGGGAGATAGCGACTATTACTAGAACGGTAAGGAGTGCTTGTATTTCTGGTTTTGGCAAACCTAAAGCATGTTATTGTCTTGCTTAGATGAAAAGATTAGAAGTGTGTCTGTTAGTCAAGATGTAACGATTTCCTTATTTATGCAGTGATGCTACtagatttttgtttaatttgggTAGAATTCCTTTTATATAGGAGGCTAAAAACACTGCAGCTCTGAAGGCTCAAATTGAGAAGCTGCAACAGGAGAGGGATGAATTTCAGAGAATGGTTATTGGTAATCAGGTTAGAAGTTTGATCTCTTTGCTTATTGTGGCGTCTTGTTTGGATGACCCTACTTCAAAATGGATAAGCCTCTGACTCTTGTGAATTTGACTATTGAATGGTGTTAAAGCAAGTAAAGACTCAACAAATGCATGagatgaagaagaaggaaaaggaaTACATAAAGTTGCAGGTGTGAcatctttgattttttattttttttattctgatgAGAACCATATTTGGTGATTAGTGCTCTTACATGATAGGAACTTACACAAGTCCACATATTATTAGATTTGGAAATGAATAAGGGCTggtattttttgtatttgcaGGAGAGGCTAAACCAAGTGttgatggagaagaagaaagagtcTAGGTCAGGCATGGAGATAATGAATTTGCTTCAGGTACCAGCTATCCATGTAGTTTGGACTTTGCTTGgaagatattttatttcatgATAATTTGGTATTTATGATGTGTGTAAACAGAAGGAAGGGAGGCAACGTGGAACATGGAATGGGAAGAAAGCTGacaatgatttttataaaaagattgtATGCATATTGAAAAACTTTCACTCTGTCATTATAGTTCTTTGTATTCGGGACACACCCTCATCtcatacaatttatttttaatgttgaaaggtggatgCTTATGAGTCAAAGAATCAAGAACTGATGGCAGAGAATGCTGATTTAAGAGCATTATTGAGATCAATGCAGGTAGGTTCCTGATAGGTAATTATTGTTATTTGCTGAAATTTCTACTTGCAGATAAGACTATGAATGCAATGCATGTTTATTCTATTCACATTTCATTGATTCTACTTGATGTAATTTTGAACTTTCATCGACTTTTGCTTTGTTATCATTCAGTTACTGTATGttgcttttttaaatttttgttatgcCTGCAGTTTTAAAAGACTCCTCTCTCCCTGATATTCCCTTTCTTCTCTCATGTGAATATCTTTCTTCCctgatattttatgttttttggttTGGACATGAAgtcaacaatataattttttggtatGTGTTCTGGGAATCGATTATTTTGTGATGCAAAGTGCAAAATGATGGATGGCCATAGTAATTAAATGGGTGCTGGAAGAACATTAACATGGGAGTCAATTTTTGGTATTGGTGGCTTTCAGcatatttcttttttgatttcatcctattttctattttatgtcACCTACAGTCTGTACTTCCCTCTATATGAAGACCTTTATTCTGCGATGCCCCTCCCTCTAAAGCAGGTTCCTTGTCCTTGATTATGAGATTTGTGAGTGTACTGATTACAGGTGGATATGCGTGATTTCTTAAATGCTCCTAATGGACTACCAAAGCAATCTCTCACTGGCAATGAAAGAGTTGAAAGTGATCCTTCACAATCTCCATTGGTTGGGAAAATGGTATGGaagattattaaattttcatacTTTATTCCCTATGTCAAACTGCCTTCTGAAATTAATGAGTTTGGTACTTGCAGGACGTATTTGACCTTCCTTTTCACATGGCCAGAGATCAAATAGAAGAAAGTCTTCGTAACAAAATGGCTTCTATAAAGGTAATTACTTATTAGTATCACTTtccaatttttatcttttaagtatTTGCATATatgaatgaattgattgtctTTGGTTGTTAACtgcttgaaaattgaaatatgaaGGAGCGCATGGTTCAATTGCAAGATGCTCAAAAGGAAGCAGAAGTTACTTCTGAGGCTACTGAGAGGGAACTTGAGCTTGAAGCTCAACTTGTCGAAGCAAGGAGCATCATACAGGAGCAGGTAATGTGTTTTGTTCATGCAATTGAAATCACAAGTTAGGTCCAAGGCATTTAGAGCCTGTTTGATGCTTTAATTGTCATGTGAAATCAACAAAAGTTGCTTTTTAGTTAGAGAAGCTCTTTTTTTGATGTTTCATAGTGTTTGGTCAAAGTACAAAGCTCTTTATAATGAAAGCTGAAAAAAACTGCTGTTATGAGTAGCAAGAATTGTTGGTCTTTTAGGAAAGCAAAAGCAAATTTTTCTCGGCAAGGTAAAGCTGGTACTTCACCAGAAAATGGAGTGAAATAGGAAAAATGGCAGTGCTGCTTTCTTGAGTCTTTCTATCTATCTATTTTAgattcattaaaattttcatttactcTTAATTTTCAATTGTTATATGACTAAATGTTGCAGTgttgcttttgttttgtttgtttgctcaagcaagtCTGTACTTGTTACAATCACCATATGACTATTAATTTAAATCTGTATTAACTTTTTAATCTGTGTGGCTTCTATTCTTCATTAATTGAAGTTTGAAAAGCATGTGGGTCATTATATATGtggactctttttttttattagttttctttttctttggggggggggggggggaggttgTATCACTCAAACGAGTATCTCAATTCAAACAGTTCTCTCTTTCAATAAATCCAATGAGTTTTTCTTAATCACTCTTTTCAATCTAATTGCCTGAcagtattttttaatgttaatttttatttaataatgcattttaaatttaaggtAGAGAACCATGTGATGATGTGTTGTATTGCAGGCATCAATAATGTCTAAACATCTTGCAAAATCTGACAGGCCAAGGTACTCAGTGTACTTTTGATTTGTTAAGAACCATTTAATTATGTATAGATGCAGTAAGTTGAATTGCTTTTCAAACTTTACAGGGAATCTATCATCCCAGCACCGGCTGaggtatgtatatatatatatatgttttgtttgcCTGTTTCTTGTTTCCGACAAGTATTTTGTTATGTAAATTTAGCGACCAaccttatttaatataattaagattCTGAAGGTTTTTCATAGTGTGAATACTTTGTTTTGTGGTGGTTGGTTGATAACTGATAAGTAGCTTTGGAAAATTATTTGTAGTGAGGTAtactttattttgtaaattgattATGGCCTCAAACTATCTTGTGGGATTTCTCTTTGGAAGTTTGCAGGGATATCCAATCTGAGTCTGTGTTTCTTGAGTTTCCATTTGTGATAGATTATAGTTTTTATGTGGGATATGGCATCTGACATTTTTGTATATCCTGTCTTTTGATTTGGTGTATGCAACTTGAAAGTTAGGAATTGTCCAGTGGGTCCCAATCTTGAATAAAATTTCCTATCTTAAGTATGTCTATTGAGGTCAGAAATAAGCAATTTGGTTTGTAAGGGTACAACTTACTAAGGAAGAACATTTGTCAATAGCTTGCAAGTTCATACAATTTAATTGACAGGGTAGGACCAGATGAAACTTGcctgtttttctctatttttaggtttagttgATTACTTTCTTtttgtctctgtgtgtgtgATGAACTCTTGATGTTTTACAATTCTGAAAATATCTTGAAAGTTCAAAATGGGAATAACTCATTCAGCACCTTCGAAGACACCTGGTCTTGAAGATAAGACTGATCCGTTACCTGAAATTCTGAAGCTAAGTTGTTAGTACTGAGAATTGTTGAAATATAGAGGATAGTAGAAAGGGATTTCCATCAT
This region includes:
- the LOC114380804 gene encoding afadin- and alpha-actinin-binding protein-like, which translates into the protein MPPTDGDLDLRPPSQSSFTAGDYTFADVENLEHCAKYLNQSLVTFGFPASLDLFANDPVSIARTCNCIYFLLQQRQRDVEFRESANDQRQRLLSDISRLEAKVERLEGLLQVKDREIATITRTEAKNTAALKAQIEKLQQERDEFQRMVIGNQQVKTQQMHEMKKKEKEYIKLQERLNQVLMEKKKESRSGMEIMNLLQKEGRQRGTWNGKKADNDFYKKIVDAYESKNQELMAENADLRALLRSMQVDMRDFLNAPNGLPKQSLTGNERVESDPSQSPLVGKMDVFDLPFHMARDQIEESLRNKMASIKERMVQLQDAQKEAEVTSEATERELELEAQLVEARSIIQEQASIMSKHLAKSDRPRESIIPAPAEAVCN